The Gordonia iterans DNA window CACGATCTCCGACCTGCTTCTCATTCGGCTGTGCACCGACCAGGGACACGGCCCACCGCTCGAACTCGAACGCATCCCGATTGAAGAGGGCCTGCGCCGCCGCGTAGTCCTGCGGTATGCCCGTGGTGTCGAAGGTGTCGAGGATTGCGTCGCCATAGGTGTGCTGTAGCCGCTTGATAATGAGATCAACGGATATGTATGTCACGTCAATGCCGATCCACCGTCGGCCGAGCTTCTGTGCCGCGTCCACGGTTGTGCCGCAGCCACAGAACGGGTCGAGGACGACATCACCGGGGTTGGTTGCCGCTTCGATGATCCGCTCCAAGAGTGCGACGGGCTTCTGGGTCGGGTAGCCCAGTCTCTCCGCTGCCTGCGAGTTCAGCACGTTGATATCGGTCCACACGTCGCCGGTCAGACGCCCGGGCTGCTCATCGAGATACATGATCTGCTCCGGCACCTTGCCGGGTGCGCTCTGGACCACACGACCGTCTCTCACCGCTTGCTCCATCCGTGGTTTCTCCCAGCGCCAGGTGCGGGTGACGCCCATCAGCTCGTAGTGAAGGTTAGGTCGCTTGCCCTGCTCAGGGTGGAGCAAGGGGCCGAGGCGGAAGACCCTGCCGTCCTCGTCACGGTGCCGGTACTTGGAAGCGGTCTTCGGGTCGAGGTTTTCGGTGTCGTACTCGGTCCTGATCTCGTGCCAGGTGGTGTCCTTCGACTTCGCGTAGAAGAGGATCACATCGTGGTTCGCAGGTAGCCGAGTCATCTTGCCGCCCTTGGCCGCGACTCGTTCCCAGATGATCTCGTTACGGAAGTTCCTCGCGTCGAAGATTCCATCGAGCAGGACTTTGAGGTAGTGACTCATCGTCGGATCACAGTGCAGGAACAGCGATCCCGTCGGTTTGAGCACGCGGTAAAGCTCCATCAACCGCGGTGCCATGTTGACGAGGTACGCCAGAGCATCGTTCTCCCCCAAGAGGATTCGGAACGCAGTCAGGGCGTCAGCGACCGCGCCGGGAGCCTCGGTTACAAGCTCGTTGTACTGGTGCTCCGTCGTGTGTGTCCAGTGCCAGGTGTCCTCGAACGCTTCGATCTGGGCAGTGTTGTCGAGGTCGGTCTCACCGTGTTTGGTGAAGATCACCGAGTAGTTGCGATTCGAGTTGAACGGCGGGTCGAGATACACCAGGTCGACGCTCTCGCTGGCGATGTACTGCCGTAAAACGTCGAGGTTGTCGCCGAAGTAGAGATGGTTCTTCTCCATACGGTGACACTATCGCCACGGCGGTCCTCCAGGTCAGGAGATGCCCGCCGACGCGGTCAGGGATCAGCCGACGAACCGGCGACGCGGTGTGACGGTGGTCGGCAGCGCCCCTTCAGAGTTCACGGTGATCCCCGGGGTGAGTTTCTCCCCGACCAGGAACGTGCTGCCGTTCCAGATCCCGTAGTGGGTGCACGACGTCGACGCCGGGATCGTGAACGCGACCGGGGTGCCGACGCATTCGGCGGTCGGGCGTCCGGTCTCCGGGTCGGCGGGGCCGTCGACGGCGGCCGCCCACGTCGTCGTCCCTTCGAGGGACCCGATGCGGTTGGCGCCGGTGGTGCCGGGGTCGCCGGAGTGCACGGTGATCTTCGCTCCGAGTGCGGCGATCGCTTCGGCGCATGCCCGTCGGTGAGGTGCTGTGTAGGCCATGGTCATCCTTCTTTCTGTGCGAGGTATCCGTGCTCGGTGAGCACGAGTCTGTAGGTGTGGTCGGTGCGGTCGTCGGTCTGCCGCAGGTCTAGGAGGTCGCCGCGGCGTCGTGCCTGCAAGGTCGGATGGTTGGTGACTGCGCGGTAGGCGGTGCCGCGGGCGTCGCACCAGTCGCGGTCGACACCGAAACGGGACGGCCACCACCCGTCACCGTCGGGTGGATCTTCTACATCCAGAAGCGGATCCATGCCTGTCCCCTTCCTCCTGCTCGGCCCGATCCTGGCGAACCCGGCCAGACGGCTCCGCCGCCACCACGCCCACCGCTCCCTGGGATGTTCGCGGTATCACCGGTCGAGGGGCCGCCACCGGGGTAGTTGACGCCGTTGTAGATCAGGTGCGCCGGTGTGGACCCGCCGGCGTTGCCGCCCTGGGCGGCCTGCCCGTCCCGGTCCGTGCCGAGGAGATCGGGCTGGCCGGAACCTCCGACTCCGCCGGCCCCGGTGATCGAGGGGCCGCCGGTGACCGCGATGGTGGTGGATCCGCCGGTGCCGCCGGTGTCCCCGCCGCCGGTCCCGCCGGTCCCGACGGTGACCGACAGTTTCGCCCAGCCGTTGCGGCTTTCGCCGCGGTCCCAGGTGGTCGCATTCCAGTGCCCGCCGCGCCCGCCCTGGCCGGGCCAGCCCGGAAAGCCCTGCCCGCCGCGTGACCCGCCGCCGCCGGCGCCGAGGACGACGGCGTCGATGTACCGCACCCACGGCGGGATGGACACGGTGGCCGTCGTCGTGGTGTAGGCGATGGACACGGCAGCGACAGGCACGACCGCGAAACTCCCGTCGACTGCACCCGCGGCACCCCACGGCGCAGCACCAGCGAGAGGACCGGCGACGACAGAGGAGCCCAGCGCACCGAGCCCAGAGGCCACGGCGGCGAGCTCGACGTCGGCGAGCACACCGGAGATCTGTCCGTGCCCGTCGATGAGTCCGCCGGTGTGCGCGGCGACCAGACCGGGCACCTGGCCGCCGAGGCCGATGACCGGCACGCCGGCGACTGCGGCCGCGAGCTCGGCGACGTCGATGCCGTGGCCGGTGGCGAGCGCCATCAGGTCCCACACGTCGGCGTCGGCGGGCAGCAGGGTCGCGTGCTCGACGCCGTATCCGACGGCGAGGGCGTCGGGTGCTGCGGTGAGGAGGCCGTCGAGCGGGCCGTGGCCGTCGATGACGCCGGTCGCCGACGGCATGCTCGTCCAGCCGCGCACCGGATCCCGCGGCACCGCGGGCGGCCCTGCGGGTGCCCACCCGGCGACCGGGCGGGGGACGGTGGGTGTTGGTTCAGGAGTCCACATCGCCGGTCACCACTGCAGGTACAGCGCGACGCCGCCGTCGTTGTTCGGCAGGCCGAGCCCGTGATCGAACGTCGTCACCCCGAAGCTGGTCTTGCCGTTCGAGATCTCCGTCCCGTCGCACGAACTGACACCACCGAACACGCACGCTGTCCCGTTCCCGCCATTCTGGCCAGAGCCGCCGTTGCCGCCGTTCGATCCGTAGCTGACGCCGTTGGACCCCGAGCTGCCGTTCGATCCTTTGCTGCCCGCCTTACCTCCGGAGACTTGAAGCTGAGCCTGCATGACGTGGAGCTGAATGAAGGTTGCCGGTGTTCCCTTCCCGCCCGAGCCGCCAGAGCCACCGTCGCCGCCCGAGCCGCCAGCGCCACGGTACGAGGGAGGGTTGGCGTAAGGAGCGCCGCTGTGGGTGCGACCACTTCCGCCGCTGCTGCCGTTGCTGCCGCTGCCGCCGCTGGTCGGGGTTGCGGGGTTACACGCACCTCGTCCACCGTCACCACCGGATCCGCCGCGCCCGCCGTCGCCGCCATCGTCGCCACGGACATTCGAGTTGGTGTTGGAGGTCCTCTCCTGCCCATCCCGGCCGTCGCCGCCATCACCACCGTCACCGCCGTCACCTCCGCCGCCGCCGAAGATCCATGCCCGGCAGTACCGAACATCCGTAGGGCGATCCCAGGTCGCCGATCCGGACAGGCCGGGGATGACGTCCCAGGTCGCGTTGTTGATGACGGCCTCGCGGTACTTCGCGT harbors:
- a CDS encoding DNA methyltransferase, with product MEKNHLYFGDNLDVLRQYIASESVDLVYLDPPFNSNRNYSVIFTKHGETDLDNTAQIEAFEDTWHWTHTTEHQYNELVTEAPGAVADALTAFRILLGENDALAYLVNMAPRLMELYRVLKPTGSLFLHCDPTMSHYLKVLLDGIFDARNFRNEIIWERVAAKGGKMTRLPANHDVILFYAKSKDTTWHEIRTEYDTENLDPKTASKYRHRDEDGRVFRLGPLLHPEQGKRPNLHYELMGVTRTWRWEKPRMEQAVRDGRVVQSAPGKVPEQIMYLDEQPGRLTGDVWTDINVLNSQAAERLGYPTQKPVALLERIIEAATNPGDVVLDPFCGCGTTVDAAQKLGRRWIGIDVTYISVDLIIKRLQHTYGDAILDTFDTTGIPQDYAAAQALFNRDAFEFERWAVSLVGAQPNEKQVGDRGVDGVGRFMLDGKGAVGKFLVSVKGGKTINPGMVRDLQGTVKTQGAAMGIFITLAPATKGVTEAIAHGGVWTHPANSQTFPVLQHVTIKDLMQGKRPQLPPTMFKPYIAAKKQKPKAQNEGLFDL
- a CDS encoding glycine-rich domain-containing protein is translated as MWTPEPTPTVPRPVAGWAPAGPPAVPRDPVRGWTSMPSATGVIDGHGPLDGLLTAAPDALAVGYGVEHATLLPADADVWDLMALATGHGIDVAELAAAVAGVPVIGLGGQVPGLVAAHTGGLIDGHGQISGVLADVELAAVASGLGALGSSVVAGPLAGAAPWGAAGAVDGSFAVVPVAAVSIAYTTTTATVSIPPWVRYIDAVVLGAGGGGSRGGQGFPGWPGQGGRGGHWNATTWDRGESRNGWAKLSVTVGTGGTGGGDTGGTGGSTTIAVTGGPSITGAGGVGGSGQPDLLGTDRDGQAAQGGNAGGSTPAHLIYNGVNYPGGGPSTGDTANIPGSGGRGGGGAVWPGSPGSGRAGGRGQAWIRFWM